In Nitrospinota bacterium, a single window of DNA contains:
- the pyrE gene encoding orotate phosphoribosyltransferase, which translates to MERRETPESRLERLTDLFREKSFKRGTFKLASGITSRYYFNAKPTLFTAEGSRLVGELVCDEAARLQATALGGLMVGAVPIVHAALAVAAERGLALKGFWVRKEPKDHGTERLIEGELEASDRILIVDDVITTGNSIRRTVEALAEAGCSEIAGVCVLLDRRQRSPAESAELEALGLVSLMDLASFLEAEEIAAMEAEAANRPAS; encoded by the coding sequence ATGGAGCGTAGGGAAACACCTGAGAGTCGCCTGGAGCGCCTGACGGACCTATTTCGAGAGAAATCCTTCAAACGCGGGACCTTCAAGCTTGCCAGCGGCATCACCAGCCGGTACTACTTCAACGCCAAGCCCACGCTCTTCACCGCCGAGGGCTCCCGCCTGGTGGGCGAGCTGGTGTGCGACGAGGCCGCCCGCCTGCAAGCGACGGCCCTGGGGGGCCTTATGGTGGGAGCGGTGCCCATTGTCCACGCCGCCCTTGCCGTGGCCGCCGAGCGCGGCTTAGCCCTCAAGGGCTTCTGGGTCCGTAAAGAACCCAAGGACCACGGCACCGAGCGGCTCATCGAGGGCGAGCTTGAGGCGAGCGACAGAATACTCATCGTCGATGATGTCATCACGACGGGCAACTCCATCCGGCGGACCGTCGAGGCCCTCGCCGAGGCTGGCTGCAGCGAGATCGCCGGCGTCTGTGTCCTGCTCGATCGCCGCCAGCGCTCGCCCGCCGAAAGCGCCGAGCTCGAGGCCCTTGGGCTTGTGAGCCTCATGGATCTGGCCAGCTTCCTTGAGGCGGAGGAGATCGCCGCGATGGAGGCAGAGGCGGCGAATCGGCCCGCCTCCTGA
- the fsa gene encoding fructose-6-phosphate aldolase, whose amino-acid sequence MKLFIDSADIDEITEAQALGVLDGVTTNPSLIARTGKPFEQVVREILKVIDGPVNLEVVGTDAETMVAEGRKLAAFGENVVVKIPMLPEGLKAVKRLTSEGFKTNVTLIFSPSQALLAAKAGASYVSPFVGRLDDISHEGMEIVAQIREIYDNYDYGTEILAASLRHPIHFIEAARLGADVATLPLKVILSLTQHPLTDKGLATFLADWEKVQDKF is encoded by the coding sequence ATGAAGCTCTTCATCGATAGCGCCGACATTGACGAGATAACCGAGGCCCAGGCCCTGGGGGTCCTCGACGGGGTGACGACCAACCCCTCTCTCATCGCCAGGACGGGGAAGCCCTTCGAGCAGGTGGTGCGCGAAATTCTAAAGGTCATCGATGGCCCGGTGAACCTTGAAGTGGTTGGGACCGACGCCGAGACCATGGTGGCCGAGGGGCGAAAGCTCGCCGCCTTCGGCGAAAATGTGGTTGTGAAAATTCCCATGCTGCCCGAGGGCCTAAAGGCCGTGAAGCGTCTGACCTCCGAGGGGTTCAAGACCAACGTGACGTTGATATTCTCCCCCTCCCAGGCGTTGCTCGCCGCAAAGGCCGGGGCGAGCTACGTGAGCCCCTTCGTCGGCCGCCTGGACGACATCAGTCACGAGGGCATGGAGATCGTCGCCCAGATTCGTGAGATCTACGACAACTACGACTACGGAACCGAGATTCTCGCGGCCTCTCTTCGCCACCCTATCCACTTTATAGAGGCGGCCCGGCTCGGGGCCGATGTGGCGACGCTGCCGCTCAAGGTCATTCTCAGCCTCACCCAGCACCCTCTGACCGACAAAGGCTTGGCAACCTTCCTGGCCGACTGGGAGAAGGTGCAGGATAAGTTTTAG
- a CDS encoding zinc ribbon domain-containing protein — MPIYEFTCPGCGNEFEKLVMGGSVAVACPACGADEVERRMSIFGVGGGAAASSNPGSGNGPTYSGG, encoded by the coding sequence ATGCCCATATATGAGTTCACATGCCCCGGCTGCGGGAACGAATTTGAAAAGCTCGTCATGGGGGGCTCGGTGGCTGTGGCCTGTCCCGCGTGCGGGGCCGACGAGGTGGAGCGCCGCATGAGCATCTTCGGCGTGGGTGGCGGGGCGGCGGCGTCCTCGAACCCTGGGTCCGGCAACGGCCCGACCTACTCCGGCGGCTGA